One genomic region from Pseudomonas hormoni encodes:
- the thiC gene encoding phosphomethylpyrimidine synthase ThiC — translation MTIKLKNTTNLSDSAQVDQQSVQPFTRSQKIYVQGSRPDILVPMREISLDVTPTDFGGEINAPVVVYDTSGPYTDPNVIIDVRKGLADVRSPWIEARGDTERLPGLSSNFGQERLADAELTKLRFAHVNNPRRAKAGANVSQMHYARKGIITAEMEYVAIRENMKLEVARAAGLLDQQHAGHSFGASVPKIITPEFVRDEIARGRAIIPANINHTELEPMIIGRNFLVKINGNIGNSALGSSIEEEVAKLTWGIRWGSDTVMDLSTGKHIHETREWIIRNSPVPIGTVPIYQALEKVGGAAEDLTWELFRDTLIEQAEQGVDYFTIHAGVLLRYVPLTAKRVTGIVSRGGSIMAKWCLAHHKENFLYTHFEDICEIMKAYDVSFSLGDGLRPGSIADANDAAQFGELETLGELTKIAWKHDVQCMIEGPGHVPMQLIKENMDKQLECCDEAPFYTLGPLTTDIAPGYDHITSGIGAAMIGWFGCAMLCYVTPKEHLGLPNKDDVKTGIITYKIAAHAADLAKGHPGAQIRDNALSKARFEFRWEDQFNLGLDPDTARSYHDETLPKDSAKVAHFCSMCGPKFCSMKITQEVREYAANQRIETVDAEVAQGLAEQAERFKQEGSQLYKKV, via the coding sequence ATGACGATAAAACTAAAAAACACTACGAACCTGAGTGATTCGGCCCAAGTCGATCAACAGTCGGTTCAGCCGTTTACCCGCTCGCAAAAAATCTATGTTCAGGGCTCTCGTCCGGACATCCTCGTGCCGATGCGCGAAATCAGCCTCGATGTGACCCCGACCGACTTCGGCGGCGAGATCAACGCTCCGGTGGTGGTGTACGACACTTCCGGCCCATATACCGACCCCAACGTCATCATCGACGTGCGCAAAGGCCTGGCCGATGTGCGTTCGCCGTGGATCGAAGCCCGTGGCGACACCGAGCGTCTGCCTGGCCTGAGCTCGAACTTCGGCCAGGAACGCCTCGCCGACGCCGAGCTGACCAAGCTGCGTTTCGCCCACGTCAACAACCCGCGCCGCGCCAAGGCCGGGGCCAACGTCAGCCAGATGCACTACGCCCGCAAAGGCATCATCACCGCCGAGATGGAATACGTCGCCATCCGCGAAAACATGAAGCTCGAAGTGGCCCGCGCCGCCGGGCTGCTGGACCAGCAACATGCCGGTCACAGCTTCGGCGCCAGCGTGCCGAAAATCATCACCCCGGAATTTGTCCGTGACGAAATCGCTCGTGGCCGCGCGATCATTCCGGCCAACATCAACCACACCGAACTGGAACCGATGATCATCGGCCGTAACTTCCTGGTGAAGATTAACGGCAACATCGGCAACAGCGCGTTGGGTTCGTCCATCGAAGAAGAAGTGGCGAAACTGACCTGGGGCATCCGCTGGGGTTCGGACACGGTCATGGACCTGTCCACCGGCAAGCACATTCACGAAACCCGCGAGTGGATCATCCGCAACTCGCCGGTGCCGATCGGTACCGTGCCGATTTATCAGGCCCTGGAAAAAGTCGGCGGCGCGGCCGAAGACCTGACCTGGGAGCTGTTCCGCGACACGCTGATCGAACAGGCCGAGCAGGGCGTCGACTACTTCACCATCCACGCCGGCGTATTGCTGCGCTACGTGCCGCTGACCGCCAAACGCGTGACCGGCATCGTGTCCCGTGGCGGTTCGATCATGGCCAAGTGGTGCCTGGCGCACCACAAAGAGAACTTCCTCTACACCCATTTCGAAGACATCTGCGAAATCATGAAGGCCTACGACGTCAGCTTCTCGCTGGGCGATGGCCTGCGTCCGGGCTCGATTGCCGACGCCAACGACGCCGCACAATTCGGTGAGCTGGAAACCCTCGGCGAGCTGACCAAGATCGCCTGGAAGCACGACGTGCAGTGCATGATCGAAGGCCCGGGCCACGTGCCGATGCAGTTGATCAAAGAGAACATGGACAAGCAGCTCGAGTGCTGCGACGAGGCGCCGTTCTACACCCTCGGCCCGCTGACCACCGACATTGCGCCGGGTTACGACCACATCACCTCCGGTATCGGTGCGGCAATGATCGGCTGGTTCGGTTGCGCCATGCTCTGCTACGTCACGCCCAAGGAGCACTTGGGCCTGCCGAACAAGGATGACGTGAAGACCGGGATCATCACCTACAAGATCGCTGCGCACGCCGCCGACCTTGCGAAGGGCCATCCGGGCGCGCAGATTCGTGACAATGCCTTGAGCAAGGCGCGTTTCGAATTCCGTTGGGAAGACCAGTTCAACCTGGGCCTCGACCCGGACACCGCACGCTCGTATCACGATGAAACCCTGCCGAAGGATTCGGCCAAGGTCGCGCATTTCTGTTCGATGTGCGGGCCGAAATTCTGCTCGATGAAAATCACCCAGGAAGTTCGTGAATACGCGGCCAACCAGCGGATTGAAACCGTCGATGCCGAAGTCGCCCAGGGATTGGCGGAACAGGCCGAGCGGTTCAAGCAGGAAGGCAGTCAGCTGTACAAGAAGGTTTGA
- the cytX gene encoding putative hydroxymethylpyrimidine transporter CytX: MSIQPSTYSPDIAVPIDKRVFGGRDLFSLWFSLGIGLMVLQTGALLAPGLGLSGSLLAIFLGTLVGVLLLAAVGVIGSDTGLSSMAALKLSLGKRGASLPAVLNLLQLIGWGSFEIIVMRDAASLLGARAFSEGSLFSSPLLWTLFFGALATLLAVSGPLTFVRQILRKWGIWLLLAACIWLTWNLFAKADLVALWAQAGDGSMPFAVGFDIAIAMPLSWLPLIADYSRFGKRAKNVFGGTAIGFFIGNFWLMSLGVAYTLAFAPSGEVNALLLALAGAGLGIPLLLILLDESENAFADIHSAAVSSGILLRLKVEHLALAIGVVCTLIALLAPLAQYQNFLLLIGSVFAPLFGVVLVDHFILRKRSVQVASAALRWPALLAWLGGVSTYHLLANLYPDIGATLPSLILAGLLQLVLGRAFSYGRETARA; the protein is encoded by the coding sequence TTGAGCATTCAACCCAGCACTTATTCCCCTGACATCGCGGTGCCGATCGACAAACGTGTCTTCGGCGGCCGTGATCTGTTTTCCCTGTGGTTCTCCCTCGGCATCGGCCTGATGGTTTTGCAGACCGGCGCTCTGCTCGCGCCAGGCCTGGGCCTGTCCGGTTCGCTGCTGGCGATCTTCCTCGGCACGCTGGTCGGCGTTCTGCTGCTGGCCGCTGTCGGCGTGATCGGCAGCGACACCGGCCTGTCGTCGATGGCCGCGCTCAAACTCAGCCTTGGCAAGCGTGGCGCGAGCCTGCCGGCGGTGCTGAACCTGCTGCAACTGATCGGTTGGGGCTCGTTCGAAATCATCGTGATGCGCGACGCTGCCAGCCTGCTGGGCGCCCGTGCGTTCAGCGAGGGCAGTCTGTTCTCCAGTCCGCTACTCTGGACTTTATTCTTCGGTGCCTTGGCGACCTTGCTGGCCGTCAGCGGTCCGTTGACCTTCGTGCGGCAGATCCTGCGCAAGTGGGGCATCTGGCTGTTGCTGGCCGCGTGCATCTGGCTGACCTGGAACCTGTTCGCCAAGGCCGACCTGGTGGCGTTGTGGGCGCAGGCCGGTGACGGTTCGATGCCGTTCGCAGTGGGCTTCGACATTGCTATCGCGATGCCGCTGTCGTGGCTGCCGCTGATTGCCGACTACTCGCGTTTCGGCAAGCGTGCGAAGAATGTCTTCGGCGGTACGGCGATCGGCTTTTTTATCGGTAATTTCTGGCTGATGAGCCTGGGCGTGGCCTACACCCTGGCGTTTGCGCCGAGCGGTGAAGTGAATGCCTTGCTGCTGGCATTGGCGGGCGCGGGTCTGGGGATTCCGCTGCTGCTGATTCTGCTCGATGAGTCGGAAAACGCGTTTGCCGACATTCACTCGGCGGCCGTTTCCAGCGGGATTCTGTTGCGCTTGAAAGTCGAGCACCTGGCATTGGCCATCGGCGTGGTCTGCACCCTGATCGCCTTGCTGGCGCCACTGGCTCAGTACCAGAACTTCCTGTTGTTGATCGGTTCGGTGTTTGCGCCGCTGTTCGGCGTGGTGCTGGTGGATCACTTCATCTTGCGCAAGCGCTCTGTTCAAGTGGCGTCAGCCGCATTGCGCTGGCCGGCGTTGCTCGCCTGGTTGGGCGGGGTGAGCACTTATCATTTGCTGGCCAATCTGTATCCGGACATCGGCGCAACCCTGCCGTCGTTGATTCTGGCAGGGCTGCTGCAGCTGGTGCTGGGCCGGGCCTTCAGTTACGGCCGGGAAACAGCTCGGGCTTGA